Proteins from a single region of Herpetosiphonaceae bacterium:
- a CDS encoding amino acid adenylation domain-containing protein, whose translation MTIEHLEDIYPLSPMQQGMLFHSLYDPDGGVYVEQFTWTIQGTIDLDAFSRAWQHVLDRHPILRTACYWEDLDEPLQVVQRGVELPLTRYDWQTLSPAEQQAQLETHLDADRRRGFDLAQAPLLRLDLITLAADTHQLLLSCHHLLLDGWSLAIVLREFLAFYEAFRQGQPLQLPRSRPYRDYIGWLQQQDLTEVEAFWRQTLSGFSAPTPLGLSRPGSGSATREADEQLLRVSETTTAALRAMAQQHQLTVNTVVQGLWALLLSRYSREQDVVFGAVVSGRPSDLPGVEEMVGLFFNTLPVRVQVTTTLPVREWLRKLQDQQVAARRYEYSPLLEVQGWSDVPRGLPLFESVLVFENYPVDALRSQNRSLTFRHLRAIERGNYPLFGVVGLSAELWLRMIYDRQRFDAPTIARMLAHFETALERIVADPDQPVGDIALLTAAERQQLLVDWNTTQAAFPTDSMLQHFEAQAAHMPHATAVVWQAERLSYEQLNRRANRLARQLVERGVGPDVVVALLAERGLDLLTAILAVFKAGGAYLPLDPHHPAQRHAQVLTQSGSPLVLATDPFMAALTKAVAGIHSTTRPATLRIAELLEAPEAEENLAPRAEPSNLAYVIYTSGSTGVPKGAMIEQRGMLNHLCAKIADLQLTAADRVAQTASQCFDISVWQFLAPLMVGGAVHIFPDEIAFDPRLLLHQVAADRITILETVPSLLRAMLDEGDPQIDLAALRWLIPTGEALPPDLCRQWLGRYPAIPLLNAYGPTECSDDVTHHPIAKAPAADLLHVPIGRPVANMRLYILDDRLQPAPIGATGELFVGGAGVGRGYLNDPRRTAEVFVPDPLGRPEGTRPGSRLYRTGDLARYQPDGTIVFLGRVDHQVKLRGFRIELGEIEATLRQHPAVHEAVVIEREDRPGDQFLAAYVVPSVEQRTKNEEQGNKGTKEQSEDQRSPSPAVQARGPGGEGLTPELETLNLELGTLEAE comes from the coding sequence ATGACCATCGAGCACCTCGAAGATATTTATCCGCTCTCGCCGATGCAGCAGGGCATGCTCTTCCACAGCCTGTACGATCCCGATGGCGGCGTGTATGTCGAGCAGTTCACCTGGACGATCCAGGGCACGATCGACCTGGACGCCTTCAGCCGGGCCTGGCAGCATGTGCTGGATCGCCACCCGATCCTGCGTACCGCCTGCTACTGGGAAGATCTCGACGAGCCGTTGCAGGTCGTCCAGCGCGGCGTCGAGCTGCCGCTCACGCGCTACGATTGGCAGACGCTCTCGCCCGCCGAGCAGCAGGCGCAGCTTGAGACGCATCTGGATGCCGATCGGCGGCGCGGCTTCGATCTGGCGCAGGCGCCGCTGCTGCGCCTGGACCTGATCACGCTGGCCGCAGATACGCACCAGCTATTGCTGAGCTGCCATCATCTGCTGCTGGATGGCTGGTCGCTGGCGATCGTGCTCAGGGAGTTTCTGGCGTTCTACGAGGCCTTCCGCCAGGGCCAGCCGCTTCAGCTTCCGCGCAGCCGCCCCTACCGCGACTACATTGGCTGGTTGCAGCAGCAAGACCTGACCGAGGTCGAGGCGTTCTGGCGTCAGACGCTCAGCGGCTTTAGCGCGCCGACGCCGCTTGGCCTGAGCCGACCGGGATCGGGCAGCGCCACCAGGGAGGCCGACGAGCAGCTCTTGCGCGTCTCGGAGACGACCACCGCCGCGCTGCGGGCGATGGCGCAGCAGCACCAGCTCACGGTCAACACGGTCGTGCAGGGCCTCTGGGCACTGCTGCTCAGCCGCTACAGCCGCGAGCAGGATGTGGTCTTTGGCGCGGTCGTCTCCGGTCGGCCCTCCGACCTGCCAGGTGTCGAGGAGATGGTTGGGCTGTTCTTCAACACGTTGCCGGTGCGCGTGCAGGTGACGACGACGCTGCCTGTGCGCGAGTGGCTGCGCAAGCTGCAAGATCAGCAGGTCGCGGCGCGGCGCTACGAGTATAGCCCGCTGCTGGAAGTCCAGGGCTGGAGCGACGTGCCGCGCGGCCTGCCGCTGTTCGAGAGCGTGCTGGTCTTCGAGAACTACCCGGTCGATGCGCTGCGCAGCCAGAATCGCAGCCTGACGTTTCGCCATCTGCGGGCGATCGAGCGCGGCAACTATCCGCTCTTTGGCGTGGTCGGCCTGAGCGCGGAGCTGTGGCTGCGCATGATCTACGATCGGCAGCGCTTCGACGCCCCGACGATCGCGCGGATGCTGGCGCATTTCGAGACGGCGCTTGAGCGCATTGTGGCCGATCCCGATCAGCCGGTGGGCGACATCGCGCTGCTAACCGCAGCCGAGCGCCAGCAGCTTCTCGTCGATTGGAATACGACACAGGCCGCCTTCCCGACTGACAGCATGCTTCAGCACTTCGAGGCGCAGGCAGCCCACATGCCCCACGCGACCGCCGTGGTCTGGCAGGCGGAGCGGCTGAGCTACGAGCAGCTCAATCGGCGGGCCAATCGGCTGGCGCGACAGCTTGTGGAGCGCGGCGTCGGGCCGGATGTTGTGGTCGCGCTGCTGGCCGAGCGCGGCCTCGATCTGCTGACGGCGATCCTGGCCGTGTTCAAAGCAGGCGGCGCGTATCTGCCGCTCGATCCGCATCATCCGGCGCAGCGCCATGCCCAGGTGCTAACGCAGAGCGGCAGCCCGCTGGTGCTGGCGACCGATCCGTTCATGGCCGCGCTGACGAAGGCGGTCGCAGGCATACACTCCACGACTCGCCCCGCGACTCTGCGCATCGCTGAGCTGCTGGAAGCGCCTGAGGCTGAGGAGAATCTCGCGCCGCGCGCCGAGCCGAGCAATCTAGCGTATGTAATCTACACCTCCGGCTCGACGGGCGTGCCCAAAGGCGCGATGATCGAGCAGCGCGGCATGCTCAACCACCTGTGCGCCAAGATCGCCGATTTGCAGCTCACGGCTGCCGATCGCGTGGCGCAGACCGCCTCGCAGTGCTTCGATATTTCGGTCTGGCAGTTTCTCGCGCCGCTGATGGTCGGCGGAGCGGTCCATATTTTCCCCGACGAGATCGCCTTCGATCCACGGCTGCTGCTGCATCAGGTGGCCGCCGATCGGATCACGATTCTGGAAACGGTGCCGTCGCTGCTGCGCGCGATGCTCGACGAGGGCGACCCGCAGATCGATCTCGCCGCGCTGCGCTGGCTGATCCCGACCGGCGAGGCGCTGCCGCCCGATCTTTGCCGTCAGTGGCTTGGGCGCTACCCTGCGATCCCGCTGCTCAACGCCTACGGCCCGACCGAGTGCTCCGACGATGTAACCCACCATCCGATCGCGAAGGCTCCGGCGGCCGATCTGCTGCACGTGCCGATCGGACGCCCGGTTGCCAATATGCGGCTGTACATCCTTGACGATCGACTCCAGCCAGCGCCGATCGGCGCGACCGGCGAGCTGTTCGTCGGCGGCGCGGGCGTGGGGCGCGGCTACCTCAACGATCCGCGCCGCACCGCCGAGGTCTTCGTGCCCGATCCGCTTGGCCGCCCAGAGGGCACCCGACCAGGATCGCGGCTCTACCGCACGGGCGACCTGGCGCGCTACCAGCCCGACGGCACGATTGTCTTCCTGGGCCGCGTCGACCACCAGGTCAAGCTGCGCGGCTTTCGGATCGAGCTGGGCGAGATCGAGGCAACGCTGCGGCAGCATCCCGCCGTCCACGAGGCCGTGGTCATCGAGCGCGAAGACCGACCGGGCGATCAATTCCTGGCGGCGTATGTCGTGCCAAGCGTAGAACAAAGAACAAAGAACGAAGAACAAGGGAACAAGGGGACAAAGGAACAAAGTGAGGACCAGCGCTCCCCCTCTCCCGCTGTGCAGGCGAGGGGGCCGGGGGGTGAGGGCCTCACCCCGGAACTCGAAACGTTGAACTTGGAGCTTGGAACGTTGGAGGCCGAGCA